The Acidobacteriota bacterium genome includes a window with the following:
- a CDS encoding aminotransferase class V-fold PLP-dependent enzyme encodes MRIYLDHNATTPPDPLVTERMAQAFREVWGNASSVHHFGQQAKAALDEARGAVAGLLGADASEIVFTCGGTESDNIAIRGAAEALEASGRRHLITSAIEHEAVLTTMKALAKRGARVTILPVDASGILAPDRLREALTDDTALVSVMHANNEIGTVQPIAELAALAHERGALFHTDAVQSAGKLPLDVRSLGVDLLSIAGHKFYGPKGTGALWLKRGVRLIPPMTGGRQERNRRAGTENVPALVGLGVAADVANRKLASEADRLGALRDRLEAGILAAVPGSARNGAASPRVPNTTNLSIEGVESESLLIGLDLAGIAVSSGSACSSGTLEPSHVLKAMGLSHGRTLGSIRFSLGTSNTDADIDHVIAVLPPLVAKLRSLTTVSGRK; translated from the coding sequence ATGCGGATCTATCTGGACCATAACGCGACGACCCCGCCCGACCCCCTGGTCACCGAGCGGATGGCCCAGGCCTTCCGAGAGGTTTGGGGCAACGCCTCCAGCGTGCACCATTTCGGGCAACAGGCCAAAGCGGCCCTGGACGAAGCCCGGGGAGCCGTCGCCGGCCTGCTGGGCGCCGACGCCTCCGAGATCGTCTTCACGTGCGGCGGAACCGAAAGCGACAACATCGCCATTCGCGGCGCCGCCGAGGCCCTCGAGGCCAGCGGCCGCCGGCACCTGATTACGAGCGCCATCGAACACGAAGCCGTCCTCACCACCATGAAGGCGTTGGCCAAGCGCGGCGCGCGCGTGACGATTCTGCCCGTCGACGCGTCGGGTATTCTCGCGCCAGACCGCCTGCGCGAGGCGCTGACGGATGACACCGCGCTCGTCTCGGTGATGCACGCCAACAACGAGATCGGTACCGTTCAGCCCATCGCCGAACTGGCGGCCCTCGCGCACGAGCGCGGCGCCCTGTTCCATACCGACGCCGTGCAGTCGGCCGGCAAGCTGCCGCTCGACGTCCGCAGCCTCGGCGTCGACCTGCTCTCGATCGCCGGCCACAAGTTCTATGGCCCCAAGGGCACCGGCGCGCTGTGGCTGAAGCGCGGGGTGCGGCTGATCCCACCCATGACCGGCGGCCGGCAGGAGCGCAACCGGCGCGCGGGTACCGAGAATGTGCCGGCGCTCGTCGGCCTGGGGGTCGCGGCAGACGTGGCGAACCGCAAGCTCGCCAGCGAAGCCGATCGACTGGGCGCACTTCGCGATCGTCTCGAAGCCGGCATTCTGGCCGCCGTGCCGGGCAGCGCACGTAACGGCGCCGCCAGTCCGCGCGTGCCGAACACCACCAACCTCAGCATCGAAGGCGTCGAGTCGGAGTCGCTGCTGATCGGCCTCGACCTGGCCGGCATTGCCGTGTCGTCAGGCTCCGCCTGTTCGTCGGGCACGCTCGAGCCGTCACACGTGCTCAAGGCCATGGGCCTCTCGCACGGCCGCACGCTGGGCTCGATCCGTTTCAGTCTGGGCACCTCGAATACCGACGCGGACATCGATCACGTGATCGCCGTGCTGCCGCCGCTCGTCGCGAAGCTGCGCAGCCTCACCACCGTCAGCGGAAGAAAATAG
- the trxB gene encoding thioredoxin-disulfide reductase has protein sequence MTAERQVIIIGSGPAGLTAALYAARANLKPLVIEGIEAGGQLMLTTMVENWPGYRDGIMGPDLMAELRAQAERFGAEIIQGDVSSVDLSQRPFTVSMGKTQYLAQTLIVATGASAKWLDLGVDKKLSGRGVSTCATCDGFFFKGRPVAVIGGGDTAMEEAIYLSKLATSVTVIHRRDSLRASKVMQDKAMSMPNISFIWNTEVTDIKDVDKGEVTSLVLKNIQTGAVSELAVDGVFIGIGHVPNTALFKGQLALHDNGYLKTHDGSRTSVQGVFAAGDVQDHIYRQAVTAAGSGCMAAIDAERFLSGTLHEATAAHA, from the coding sequence GTGACTGCTGAGCGACAAGTCATCATTATCGGGTCCGGCCCCGCCGGGCTCACGGCGGCCCTCTATGCCGCGCGCGCCAACCTGAAGCCGCTGGTCATTGAAGGCATCGAGGCCGGCGGCCAGCTCATGCTCACCACCATGGTCGAGAACTGGCCGGGCTATCGCGACGGCATCATGGGGCCCGACCTCATGGCCGAATTGCGGGCGCAGGCCGAACGCTTCGGCGCCGAGATCATCCAGGGCGATGTCTCGTCCGTGGACCTGTCGCAGCGGCCGTTCACCGTGTCGATGGGCAAGACGCAGTACCTGGCGCAGACGCTAATCGTCGCGACCGGCGCGTCCGCCAAGTGGCTCGACCTGGGCGTCGACAAGAAGCTGTCGGGCCGCGGCGTGTCGACCTGCGCGACCTGCGACGGGTTCTTCTTCAAGGGCCGCCCGGTCGCCGTCATCGGCGGCGGCGACACCGCCATGGAAGAGGCGATCTACCTGTCGAAGCTCGCGACCTCGGTCACCGTCATCCATCGCCGCGACAGCCTGCGCGCCTCGAAGGTGATGCAGGACAAGGCCATGTCGATGCCGAACATCTCGTTCATCTGGAACACCGAGGTGACCGACATCAAGGACGTCGACAAGGGCGAGGTCACGTCCCTGGTGCTGAAAAACATACAGACCGGCGCCGTCAGCGAACTGGCGGTGGACGGGGTGTTCATTGGGATCGGCCATGTGCCGAACACGGCGCTGTTCAAGGGGCAGCTGGCGCTGCACGACAACGGCTACCTGAAGACCCACGACGGGTCACGCACGAGCGTCCAGGGAGTGTTTGCCGCCGGTGATGTGCAGGATCACATCTACCGCCAGGCGGTGACCGCGGCGGGATCCGGCTGCATGGCCGCGATCGACGCCGAACGTTTCTTGTCGGGAACCCTACACGAGGCGACCGCGGCGCACGCCTAG
- a CDS encoding SAM-dependent chlorinase/fluorinase, which produces MARPIVAFLSDFGTRDHYAGTLKAVVLGVCAEATLVDIGHDIPAHDVMAGALELAACYRYFPHGTVFLVVVDPGVGSSRRGIAAEAGGYRFVAPDNGVLSAVFRESPPKKVVELTERKYARPTVSRTFEGRDRFAPAAGWLAKGIALASLGKGIGDCHVLDLPKPETDAGEIRGEVVRVDRFGNLISNIERRAFEQLAATGAIAVRAGDHDVARVVATYAEAPPGELCALFGSTDHLEIAVNAGDAASQLALGRGAAVTVRLTP; this is translated from the coding sequence ATGGCCCGACCGATCGTTGCCTTCCTCAGCGATTTCGGCACGCGCGATCATTACGCCGGTACCCTGAAAGCGGTCGTGCTCGGGGTGTGTGCCGAAGCCACGCTGGTCGACATCGGTCACGACATTCCGGCACACGACGTGATGGCGGGGGCGCTCGAACTGGCGGCGTGCTATCGGTATTTCCCTCATGGCACGGTGTTCCTGGTGGTGGTCGATCCCGGCGTGGGATCGTCGCGCCGCGGTATTGCCGCCGAGGCCGGCGGTTACCGCTTCGTGGCGCCCGACAACGGCGTGCTGTCGGCGGTGTTCCGCGAGTCGCCGCCGAAGAAGGTCGTCGAGCTTACCGAACGCAAGTACGCTCGCCCCACCGTGAGCCGCACGTTCGAGGGCCGCGATCGGTTCGCGCCGGCCGCGGGCTGGCTGGCCAAGGGCATTGCCCTGGCGTCGCTCGGCAAGGGCATCGGCGACTGTCACGTGCTCGACCTGCCGAAACCAGAGACCGATGCCGGTGAGATTCGCGGGGAAGTGGTGCGGGTGGATCGCTTCGGAAACCTGATTTCCAACATCGAACGCCGGGCGTTCGAACAACTGGCCGCGACGGGCGCTATTGCCGTGCGGGCGGGTGACCACGACGTGGCCCGGGTGGTCGCGACCTATGCCGAGGCGCCGCCCGGGGAGCTGTGCGCGCTGTTTGGCAGCACCGACCACCTCGAGATTGCCGTGAACGCCGGTGACGCGGCGTCCCAGCTGGCCCTGGGCCGCGGCGCCGCCGTCACCGTGCGCCTGACACCATAA
- a CDS encoding formate dehydrogenase accessory protein FdhE produces the protein MSGSSPSSARGLPRDIAELKALAERQPELASAAQLQVSLIETVRRVQGRLTTPWIEATPEELTARLARGQSLLEFDQILFEWNDVRLLIRQIADILRRYDAIDADGVIALHNAGRADDLPARMRAWFNGTPSPDIEMLDEVLMWAARPYVQRTAEVLQQRVNFDGWRRATCPVCNGEPEFAVITTSGERQLVCGRCLVRWAFAATDCPYCGNRDRSTITSMATADGVYRVTICQPCGRYLKALDARKSSRPLLPYADPIVTLPLDAAVMRRAR, from the coding sequence GTGTCTGGCTCCTCCCCGAGCAGCGCGCGGGGCCTGCCGCGCGACATCGCCGAACTGAAGGCGCTCGCCGAGCGCCAGCCCGAACTGGCGTCGGCCGCCCAGTTACAGGTCAGCCTCATCGAAACCGTGCGCCGGGTCCAGGGACGCCTGACCACGCCGTGGATTGAAGCCACTCCCGAAGAGCTGACCGCCCGCCTGGCGCGCGGCCAGTCGCTGCTCGAGTTCGACCAGATCCTCTTCGAGTGGAACGACGTGCGGCTGCTGATTCGCCAGATCGCCGACATCCTGCGCCGCTACGACGCCATCGACGCCGACGGGGTCATTGCCTTGCACAACGCCGGGCGGGCCGACGACCTGCCGGCGCGCATGCGCGCCTGGTTCAATGGCACGCCGTCACCCGATATCGAGATGCTCGACGAGGTGCTGATGTGGGCGGCGCGGCCGTACGTCCAGCGCACCGCCGAAGTCTTGCAGCAGCGCGTGAACTTCGACGGCTGGCGCCGCGCCACGTGCCCGGTCTGCAACGGCGAGCCGGAGTTTGCGGTGATTACGACCAGCGGCGAACGCCAACTGGTGTGCGGACGCTGCCTGGTCCGCTGGGCCTTTGCCGCCACCGACTGTCCCTACTGCGGCAATCGCGACCGGTCGACCATCACCTCGATGGCCACGGCCGATGGCGTCTACCGCGTGACCATCTGCCAGCCGTGCGGCCGCTACCTCAAGGCGCTCGACGCCCGGAAGTCGTCGCGCCCGCTACTGCCCTATGCTGATCCGATTGTGACGCTGCCGCTGGACGCGGCGGTGATGCGAAGAGCGAGATAA
- the mnmA gene encoding tRNA 2-thiouridine(34) synthase MnmA: MRIVVAMSGGVDSSVAAALLAEQGHDVIGVSMQLYDQGQTTASGQKAFGTCCTIDDLYDARRVAATIGIPHYIVNFESQFGEHVVSNFVREYVSGRTPIPCSHCNSELKFAELLDRAKAYDADQLATGHYARIERDASGRYHLYRGADNTKDQTYFLFSLTQHQLARAAFPVGHLDKDTVRAHAHRLKLRVASKPDSQEICFVPDGDYAAFVERQAPEALRAGTVVDGDGKVLGMHGGVHRFTIGQRKGLGLSSSEPLYVLAIKPDAAQVVVGPKESLGRTALTASSVNWVSGVPPDDWLRISAQIRHRHAAAPARVRANDEGRAELQFDAPQTAVTPGQAVVFYDGDEVLGGGWID, translated from the coding sequence ATGCGGATTGTCGTAGCGATGTCGGGCGGCGTGGATTCATCGGTCGCCGCGGCCCTGCTCGCCGAGCAGGGTCACGACGTGATCGGTGTATCGATGCAGTTGTATGACCAGGGGCAAACCACCGCCTCGGGCCAGAAGGCCTTCGGCACCTGCTGCACGATCGACGACCTCTACGATGCGCGGCGCGTCGCCGCCACGATTGGTATTCCCCACTACATCGTGAACTTCGAATCGCAGTTCGGCGAGCACGTGGTCTCGAACTTCGTGCGCGAGTACGTCTCGGGGCGCACCCCGATTCCCTGCTCGCACTGCAATAGCGAGTTGAAGTTTGCCGAGCTGCTCGATCGCGCCAAGGCCTACGACGCCGACCAGCTCGCGACCGGGCATTACGCGCGCATCGAGCGGGACGCGTCGGGCCGCTACCATCTCTACCGCGGCGCCGACAATACGAAGGACCAGACCTACTTCCTCTTTTCGCTGACCCAGCACCAGTTGGCGCGGGCGGCGTTCCCGGTGGGCCATCTCGACAAGGACACGGTGCGCGCGCACGCCCACCGCCTGAAGCTGCGGGTGGCGTCCAAGCCCGACAGCCAGGAGATTTGCTTCGTGCCCGACGGCGACTACGCCGCCTTCGTGGAACGCCAGGCGCCTGAGGCGCTGCGCGCCGGGACCGTGGTCGATGGCGACGGGAAGGTGCTCGGCATGCACGGCGGCGTGCACCGGTTCACCATCGGCCAACGCAAGGGCCTGGGGCTGTCGTCCAGCGAGCCGTTATACGTGCTGGCGATCAAGCCGGACGCGGCACAGGTCGTGGTGGGACCGAAGGAGTCGCTCGGCCGCACCGCCCTGACGGCGTCCTCGGTCAACTGGGTCAGCGGCGTGCCGCCGGACGACTGGCTCCGGATTTCGGCGCAGATTCGCCATCGCCATGCCGCGGCGCCGGCGCGCGTGCGCGCCAACGACGAAGGGCGCGCCGAACTCCAGTTCGACGCGCCCCAGACAGCGGTGACGCCGGGCCAGGCGGTGGTCTTCTATGACGGAGACGAAGTGCTCGGCGGTGGCTGGATCGACTGA
- a CDS encoding polymer-forming cytoskeletal protein → MNIGKSVIIKGELSGSEDLTIEGHVEGRIDLKDNVLTIGPNGKIKAEVFAKAVVVLGEVTGNVTASEKVDIRDNGSVDGDIASPRVAIAEGAHFRGAVDMQRAGAKAQAKPAAPAAPGQAQPQTQKVGA, encoded by the coding sequence GTGAATATCGGAAAGTCCGTCATCATCAAAGGTGAGTTGAGCGGGAGCGAAGACCTGACGATCGAAGGCCACGTCGAGGGCCGGATCGATCTGAAGGACAACGTCCTCACGATTGGCCCGAACGGCAAGATCAAGGCCGAGGTCTTTGCGAAGGCCGTGGTCGTCCTTGGCGAGGTCACCGGCAACGTCACCGCGTCAGAGAAGGTTGACATTCGCGACAACGGCTCGGTCGATGGCGACATCGCCTCGCCGCGCGTCGCCATTGCCGAAGGCGCGCACTTCCGTGGCGCCGTCGACATGCAGCGTGCCGGCGCCAAGGCGCAGGCAAAGCCGGCGGCGCCTGCCGCCCCGGGGCAGGCTCAGCCGCAGACCCAGAAGGTCGGCGCGTAA
- the trxA gene encoding thioredoxin, protein MASEHVKALTDANFGESVKKGVVLVDFWATWCAPCRRIAPIVDQLADEYSGRATVAKVDIDENPMTPSKFMVRGIPTLLLFKDGDLKETVVGLANKDDLAKMIDKHL, encoded by the coding sequence ATGGCATCCGAGCATGTGAAGGCACTGACCGACGCGAATTTCGGCGAGTCAGTGAAAAAGGGCGTCGTGCTGGTGGATTTTTGGGCCACCTGGTGCGCGCCGTGCCGGCGCATTGCGCCGATTGTCGACCAGCTGGCCGATGAATACAGCGGCCGCGCTACCGTGGCCAAGGTCGACATCGACGAGAATCCAATGACGCCCAGCAAGTTCATGGTGCGCGGCATTCCCACGCTGCTGCTGTTCAAGGATGGCGATCTCAAGGAGACCGTGGTCGGCCTGGCCAACAAGGACGATCTCGCGAAGATGATCGACAAGCACCTCTAA
- the glgA gene encoding glycogen synthase GlgA has protein sequence MAKAAKPKAKASPGPLRVLMIASEAQPFSKTGGLADVVAALPKALGRLGHQVTVITPRYRGAPDGPVAGTVALEVAGHRFRARLLEQVTGPGARVLLLDCPELYDRGGIYYEGGVDYPDNPIRYAFLSAAALDFAAQQRRPSADGPEPFDIIHTHDWQGGLAPVYARTLGTLGTLGTVLTIHNLAYQGIFDKGWVPRLGLGWQDFTMHGFEFFDRLGFLKAGINFADAITTVSPTYADEIQRPEYGHGLDGVIRSRRDRLTGILNGIDHDEWNPAADPHLPEPFDADRLAAKGASKRALLERFGIPVTEETLARPIVGMVSRMVDQKGLDLIAAVAAAGALASLDATFTIVGTGEPRYQDMWRFLAQRHADRIGVFIGFDEQRAHLVEAGADMFLMPSRFEPCGLNQMYSLRYGTVPIVRAVGGLVDTVRPYNPKNGQGNGFLFSDYEPGAMLRTLEAALAAFANKKIWSRLQKNGMRADFSWDRSAAEYVKIYRRLRPARTTRRAPASKG, from the coding sequence ATGGCAAAAGCGGCGAAGCCCAAGGCCAAGGCGAGTCCCGGCCCGCTCCGTGTCTTGATGATCGCGTCCGAGGCGCAGCCGTTCTCGAAGACAGGTGGCCTGGCCGACGTCGTCGCGGCCCTGCCCAAGGCCCTGGGCCGGCTCGGTCACCAGGTGACGGTGATCACGCCCCGCTATCGCGGCGCACCCGACGGCCCGGTGGCGGGCACCGTCGCCCTGGAGGTGGCCGGCCATCGCTTCCGGGCGCGGCTGCTGGAGCAGGTAACGGGTCCCGGCGCGCGGGTGCTGCTGCTCGATTGCCCGGAGTTGTACGACCGCGGCGGCATCTACTACGAGGGTGGGGTCGATTACCCGGACAACCCGATTCGCTATGCGTTCCTGTCGGCGGCCGCCCTCGACTTCGCCGCGCAGCAACGTCGGCCAAGTGCCGACGGGCCCGAGCCGTTCGACATCATCCACACGCACGACTGGCAGGGCGGCCTCGCGCCCGTCTACGCCCGCACCCTAGGCACCTTAGGCACCCTAGGCACCGTACTAACCATCCACAATCTCGCCTACCAGGGCATCTTCGACAAGGGCTGGGTGCCGCGGCTCGGACTCGGCTGGCAAGACTTCACGATGCATGGCTTCGAGTTCTTCGATCGGCTCGGGTTCCTGAAGGCGGGCATCAACTTCGCCGATGCCATCACGACGGTGAGCCCGACCTACGCCGACGAGATCCAGCGCCCCGAGTACGGCCATGGGCTGGACGGCGTGATCCGCTCGCGTCGCGATCGGCTGACCGGCATCCTCAACGGCATCGACCACGACGAGTGGAACCCGGCGGCCGACCCCCACTTGCCGGAGCCCTTTGATGCCGATCGGCTGGCGGCCAAGGGCGCGTCCAAGCGCGCCCTGCTGGAGCGCTTTGGGATTCCGGTGACTGAGGAGACGCTGGCGCGGCCGATTGTCGGCATGGTGTCGCGCATGGTGGATCAGAAGGGCCTCGACCTGATTGCGGCGGTGGCCGCGGCCGGCGCGCTCGCTTCACTGGACGCGACGTTTACGATTGTCGGCACCGGCGAGCCCCGCTACCAGGACATGTGGCGCTTCCTTGCGCAGCGTCACGCGGATCGCATCGGCGTGTTCATCGGCTTCGACGAGCAGCGTGCGCACTTGGTGGAGGCGGGCGCCGACATGTTCCTGATGCCGTCGCGCTTCGAGCCGTGCGGCCTCAACCAGATGTACAGCCTCCGCTATGGCACGGTGCCGATTGTCCGTGCGGTCGGTGGCCTGGTGGATACCGTGCGGCCGTACAACCCGAAGAATGGGCAGGGCAATGGGTTCCTGTTCTCGGACTACGAGCCTGGGGCGATGCTGCGGACGCTCGAGGCGGCGCTGGCGGCGTTTGCCAACAAGAAGATTTGGAGCCGGCTCCAGAAAAATGGCATGCGCGCCGACTTCTCGTGGGACCGCTCGGCGGCCGAGTATGTCAAAATATACAGACGACTGCGCCCCGCGCGTACCACGCGCCGGGCACCGGCATCCAAAGGGTAG
- the glpX gene encoding class II fructose-bisphosphatase: MESDLSLEFLRVTEQAAIACAHTMGQGDRHGSDQVAVEAMRREMDTVPIDGTIVIGEGERDEAPMLYIGEKVGLAHKDQTNRRAWDEVDIAVDPLEGTNLCATGAANAIAVLAASEKGGLLHAPDMYMEKLVVGPASKHLVDLDAPVRDNLRAIARSLGRQVDELTVVVLDRPRHEKLIADIRETGARIRLIGDGDLSAGISAAVSGTGVHAVMGTGGAPEGVLTAAAMRCLNGEIFARLVVAKPGDEERATAMGIKDIKRIYKSEDLACGKDIVFAATGVTDGSLMKGVQFFGAGIRCSSVVMQTNPHRIRFIDSIQVHPGPSVKIRF, translated from the coding sequence ATGGAATCTGACCTCTCCCTCGAGTTCCTACGCGTCACCGAGCAGGCGGCCATTGCCTGTGCGCACACCATGGGCCAGGGTGATCGCCACGGCTCCGACCAGGTCGCGGTCGAGGCCATGCGGCGCGAGATGGATACCGTGCCGATTGACGGCACCATCGTGATAGGCGAGGGCGAGCGCGACGAAGCGCCCATGCTCTACATTGGCGAGAAGGTCGGGCTGGCGCACAAGGACCAGACCAACCGGCGCGCCTGGGACGAAGTGGACATCGCCGTTGACCCACTCGAAGGGACCAACCTGTGCGCGACTGGCGCTGCGAATGCCATTGCCGTGCTGGCAGCGTCCGAAAAGGGCGGGTTGCTGCACGCGCCGGACATGTACATGGAGAAGCTGGTGGTCGGGCCGGCGTCGAAGCACCTGGTTGACCTGGACGCGCCCGTACGCGACAACCTGCGTGCCATCGCCCGGAGCCTCGGCCGCCAGGTCGATGAGTTGACGGTGGTCGTACTCGACCGGCCGCGCCACGAAAAGCTGATCGCCGACATTCGCGAAACCGGGGCGCGCATTCGCCTGATTGGCGACGGCGATCTGTCGGCGGGCATCTCCGCGGCGGTCTCCGGCACCGGCGTCCATGCCGTGATGGGCACCGGCGGCGCGCCCGAAGGGGTGCTGACCGCTGCCGCGATGCGTTGCTTGAATGGCGAGATTTTCGCGCGCCTGGTTGTGGCCAAGCCCGGCGACGAGGAGCGGGCCACGGCCATGGGGATCAAGGACATCAAGAGGATCTACAAGTCCGAAGACCTGGCGTGCGGCAAGGACATTGTGTTTGCCGCGACCGGCGTGACCGATGGCTCGCTGATGAAAGGCGTGCAGTTCTTCGGCGCCGGCATCCGCTGCAGCTCGGTGGTGATGCAGACCAACCCGCATCGTATCCGGTTCATCGACAGCATCCAGGTGCATCCCGGTCCGTCGGTCAAGATCCGATTCTGA
- a CDS encoding class I SAM-dependent methyltransferase produces the protein MADARSLTDLFGILGPRRGSETAAVTDTSVTQVTEVSYPTKALQKFLGCLQGADNPLILDLGPVVGSNVTFFGEHLGCRIRVEDVAADIDRHVKEGKLELLPEYFAGRFTQAPGSVDGILCWDVLDYLDRPAAQALATALCRLLKADGCLLGLFSTAETGEQVYTKYVVVDEATLRYRTYPALRQRQRSLLNGDIIKLFKDLRVSDSFLMKSKLREMLFRKPAPRV, from the coding sequence ATGGCTGACGCCAGATCGCTGACCGACCTGTTCGGAATCCTCGGCCCACGCCGGGGGAGCGAGACCGCTGCCGTTACCGATACCTCCGTGACCCAGGTCACGGAGGTATCGTATCCAACCAAGGCGCTCCAGAAATTCCTCGGTTGCCTGCAGGGCGCCGACAACCCCCTCATCCTCGATCTTGGTCCCGTCGTTGGCAGCAACGTGACGTTCTTCGGCGAACATCTCGGTTGCCGCATTCGCGTCGAAGACGTCGCCGCCGACATCGATCGCCACGTGAAAGAGGGCAAGCTCGAACTGTTGCCCGAGTACTTTGCCGGCCGGTTCACCCAGGCGCCAGGCTCGGTCGACGGCATCCTGTGCTGGGACGTTCTCGATTACCTGGATCGCCCGGCTGCGCAGGCGCTGGCGACGGCGCTCTGCCGGCTGCTGAAGGCCGACGGGTGCCTCCTCGGGTTGTTCAGCACGGCCGAGACGGGCGAGCAGGTCTATACGAAATACGTGGTGGTGGACGAAGCCACGCTGCGGTATCGCACCTATCCCGCCTTGCGACAGCGGCAGCGCAGCCTGTTGAATGGCGACATCATCAAGTTGTTCAAGGACCTGCGCGTTTCCGATTCCTTCCTCATGAAGAGCAAGCTCCGCGAGATGCTCTTCCGCAAGCCCGCGCCACGGGTCTAG
- a CDS encoding MFS transporter, translated as MDQRQSRRNVFAAAAAGGIGFTGFTLVMPFLPLYIAELGVTDLGEIAMWTGLTLGATPTVTAISAPLWGRVGDKYGSKLLVIRSLTAFILTKAAMAFVTAPWQLFALRALLGVFAGYGALTISMAAQSVPRDRMARAIGTVQTGHRLGPAVGPVIGGLLAPLVGLRSSFLFAAAFYAAAMVLVLVLYKDPPRPPAAASRRGGWDVFAHLLRLPGFVLALFVIFGLQTVDRSFGPVLPLFVAQVGVAPDRIPLVSGILFSLGAVSAALGSQLAPWLLKRRPAKGVIVAGTGVAALAMAAIVIAPELWMVGVAMAAVGLAIGVATTTIYSVAGALLPADAHATGFGVMTTASLIGLAVSPVVAGFIGGSGLRIVFVADVALLVVLAVLVARRLQPATAVSEP; from the coding sequence TTGGACCAACGCCAGTCGAGGAGAAACGTCTTTGCCGCGGCCGCGGCCGGCGGCATCGGTTTCACCGGCTTCACGCTGGTCATGCCGTTTCTCCCGCTCTACATCGCCGAGTTGGGCGTCACCGACCTCGGCGAGATCGCGATGTGGACCGGCCTGACCCTCGGCGCCACGCCGACGGTGACCGCGATCAGCGCTCCGCTCTGGGGCCGGGTCGGTGACAAGTACGGCAGCAAGCTCCTCGTCATCCGGTCACTGACCGCATTCATCCTCACCAAGGCGGCCATGGCGTTCGTAACGGCGCCCTGGCAGCTGTTTGCGCTGCGCGCCCTGCTCGGGGTGTTTGCCGGGTACGGCGCCCTCACCATTTCAATGGCGGCGCAGTCGGTGCCACGCGATCGCATGGCGCGGGCCATTGGCACGGTGCAAACCGGCCATCGGCTGGGGCCCGCGGTTGGTCCCGTGATCGGCGGCCTGCTGGCGCCGTTGGTCGGCTTGCGCAGTTCGTTCCTGTTCGCCGCCGCGTTCTACGCCGCGGCCATGGTGCTGGTGCTCGTTCTTTACAAGGATCCGCCGCGGCCGCCCGCCGCCGCCTCCCGGCGGGGCGGTTGGGACGTGTTCGCGCACTTGTTGCGCCTGCCCGGGTTCGTGCTGGCGCTGTTTGTGATCTTCGGTCTGCAGACGGTCGACCGTAGCTTCGGGCCCGTCCTGCCGCTGTTTGTGGCGCAGGTGGGCGTGGCGCCCGACCGGATCCCGCTGGTCTCGGGCATCCTGTTCTCGCTTGGCGCGGTCTCGGCGGCGCTTGGTTCGCAGTTGGCCCCGTGGCTGCTGAAGCGCCGGCCCGCGAAGGGGGTCATCGTCGCCGGGACCGGGGTCGCCGCGCTGGCCATGGCCGCCATCGTCATTGCCCCTGAACTGTGGATGGTCGGCGTGGCGATGGCCGCGGTCGGCCTGGCGATTGGTGTCGCCACCACCACCATTTACTCGGTGGCCGGCGCGTTGCTGCCGGCCGATGCCCATGCCACCGGCTTCGGCGTCATGACCACGGCGTCGCTGATCGGCCTGGCGGTCAGTCCGGTCGTCGCCGGATTCATCGGCGGTTCGGGGCTACGGATCGTGTTCGTGGCCGACGTCGCACTGCTCGTGGTGCTGGCCGTCCTGGTCGCGAGACGCCTGCAGCCCGCGACAGCGGTCTCCGAACCCTAG